GGTGATCATACCCGGAGCTGATACGATGCTTGTGATGAAAAATACGCTTAGATATGGCGCAAAAGCTGGCCGTTATAACATTCTAGGATTGGCAACAGGACTTTCCTTTTGGACGGTTATCGCCATTTTAGGTTTATCGGTCGTTATCGCAAAGTCAGTATTTCTTTTCACGACAATTAAATATTTGGGCGCAGCATACTTAATTTATTTAGGAATCAGAAGTTTTTTTGCCAAAAGCACGTTTTCTTTAGATGACATGCAATCCCAAGCAAAAAGCAAGGAACATTCTCCGAAACGTTATTATAAAACTTCCTTTATGCAAGGATCACTCAGTAATATTCTCAACCCTAAAACTGTCTTGGTTTATGTGACAATCATGCCCCAATTTATCAATCTAGAGGGAAATATAAACCAACAGCTTATTATTTTAGCTTCAATCCTTACCTTACTAGCGGTGTTATGGTTTCTCTTTCTTGTTTATGTAATTGATTATGCGAAAAAATGGCTGAGAAATTCGAAGTTCCAGAAAGCCTTTCAAAAAGTAACGGGCATGATATTAGTAGGTTTTGGCATCAAAACCGGTATGAATTAAATTCCTAATAGGAAAGAATCAATATGGTAGATGTAAAGCAGTTGTTTTGCCTGTTTGAATCTTCTTTTTGTTCCGGCAGTATCATTTTCTATACAAAAAAGACAAGGGCGTGTAAATCCCTTGTCTTTTTGTTATTTCCTCACATGTCCTCTGCTCGTCTGCACCTTATACATGATAATCAATAAAAAAAACCAGACCGGAGTGACAAACAGAGCAACGCGTGTATCATTCGCCAGTGCCAATACGACAAGAATGAACGCGAGAAATGCGAGCGTGAAGTAGTTGGATAATGGGTAAAAAGGCATTTTAAATGTATTTGCTTTCGCTTCATCCTGCCTTGTTTTTCGATATTTCAAATGGCAAATCACTGTAATGCCCCAAATGAAAATGAAGCATATAGTAGAAACACTTGTAATCAGCGTAAAGACTTGTTCCGGCATGATATAATTCAGGCTAACGCCAA
The Bacillus vallismortis genome window above contains:
- a CDS encoding LysE family transporter is translated as MHSLLTYIPIAAMMVIIPGADTMLVMKNTLRYGAKAGRYNILGLATGLSFWTVIAILGLSVVIAKSVFLFTTIKYLGAAYLIYLGIRSFFAKSTFSLDDMQSQAKSKEHSPKRYYKTSFMQGSLSNILNPKTVLVYVTIMPQFINLEGNINQQLIILASILTLLAVLWFLFLVYVIDYAKKWLRNSKFQKAFQKVTGMILVGFGIKTGMN